A genome region from Myroides fluvii includes the following:
- a CDS encoding winged helix-turn-helix transcriptional regulator, whose amino-acid sequence MYTIDNQDFPCSTSLTMRYIGGKWKAVILIHLIEKKRYNELRKAIPMITERTLSLQLKEMEEHGLISRTVYTSKPPLKVEYELTAFGQTLIPLLEAIAKWGKATGTTKKEITYTPEETSCSILG is encoded by the coding sequence ATGTACACGATAGACAATCAAGATTTCCCATGCAGTACAAGCTTAACAATGAGATATATAGGTGGTAAATGGAAAGCCGTTATTCTCATTCATTTAATAGAAAAAAAACGATACAACGAATTGAGAAAAGCTATTCCGATGATTACGGAACGCACGTTGAGTTTACAATTAAAGGAAATGGAAGAACATGGCTTAATTAGTCGAACCGTTTATACCAGTAAACCACCTTTAAAAGTAGAATATGAATTAACTGCTTTTGGACAAACGCTAATTCCACTACTTGAGGCGATTGCGAAATGGGGTAAAGCAACAGGAACAACAAAGAAAGAAATTACTTATACACCAGAAGAAACAAGTTGTTCCATTTTGGGATAA
- a CDS encoding DEAD/DEAH box helicase encodes MHTFEQFNLPKALQKALDELQITTPTPIQSKSFPVVLSGRDVIGIAQTGTGKTYAYLLPILKQWKFAHVDTPRVVIIVPTRELVVQVVDEVNKLTQYMSIRSLGVYGGTNINTQRKAVYDGVDILVGTPGRMMDLALDGVLRFDNLQKLVIDEFDEILNLGFRTQLTSILAMMKSKRQNILFSATMTEEVDEVLEDFFDFPEEVSLAASGTPLEKIDQQVYRVPNFYTKMNVLIHLLKDKETFNRVLIFINSKRLADVVMTQLEEAFPDEFTVIHSNKSQNFRMRSMAEFQASELRGLLTTDIMSRGLDISDISHVVNLQFTDIPEQYVHRIGRTGRADKTGIAISLVDPKEEEMLFEAEALMEKELREIEIPATVEISDKLMEFEQSKLKAKQLVKSKKPLEKGAAFHAKKEKNAKVNLGGPGKRKPRKTKPRNRAVDAKRAAKKKKD; translated from the coding sequence ATGCATACTTTCGAGCAATTTAATCTACCGAAAGCTTTACAAAAAGCCCTAGATGAGCTTCAAATTACGACGCCTACACCTATTCAATCCAAATCATTTCCTGTTGTTCTATCAGGAAGGGATGTAATAGGGATTGCCCAAACAGGTACGGGTAAAACTTATGCTTATTTACTTCCCATTTTAAAACAATGGAAATTTGCCCACGTGGATACACCGCGCGTTGTTATTATTGTACCAACCCGTGAGTTAGTTGTTCAAGTTGTTGATGAAGTGAATAAACTAACGCAATATATGTCTATTCGCTCTTTGGGCGTTTATGGTGGGACCAATATTAACACCCAACGCAAAGCCGTGTACGATGGGGTTGACATCTTAGTAGGAACACCTGGTCGTATGATGGACTTAGCGCTAGATGGTGTTTTGCGTTTTGACAACTTACAAAAACTAGTCATTGACGAATTTGACGAAATATTAAACTTAGGATTTAGAACGCAACTTACCTCCATTCTAGCCATGATGAAAAGCAAAAGACAAAATATATTGTTTTCTGCAACCATGACAGAAGAAGTAGATGAGGTATTGGAAGACTTTTTTGACTTTCCAGAAGAGGTTTCCTTAGCCGCTTCGGGGACTCCTTTAGAGAAAATTGATCAACAAGTTTATCGCGTTCCCAATTTCTACACTAAAATGAACGTTTTAATTCACTTATTGAAAGATAAGGAAACCTTCAACCGCGTACTAATTTTCATCAACAGTAAGCGTTTAGCTGATGTTGTTATGACTCAATTAGAGGAAGCATTTCCCGATGAATTTACAGTGATTCACTCCAACAAATCGCAAAATTTCCGTATGCGTTCCATGGCAGAATTTCAAGCCAGTGAATTAAGAGGATTATTAACAACGGATATTATGTCTCGTGGTCTTGATATTTCAGATATTAGTCACGTGGTCAACTTACAGTTTACTGACATACCTGAACAATACGTTCACCGTATTGGACGTACAGGACGTGCAGATAAAACGGGTATTGCCATCTCTCTTGTTGATCCAAAAGAAGAAGAAATGCTTTTTGAAGCGGAAGCGCTAATGGAAAAAGAGCTAAGAGAAATTGAAATTCCCGCTACAGTCGAAATCTCAGATAAATTAATGGAATTTGAGCAATCGAAACTAAAAGCAAAACAATTGGTGAAATCGAAAAAACCACTTGAAAAAGGAGCTGCTTTTCACGCGAAAAAAGAAAAGAACGCCAAAGTTAATCTAGGTGGACCCGGAAAGAGAAAACCAAGAAAAACAAAGCCTAGGAATCGCGCCGTTGACGCTAAACGCGCAGCCAAGAAAAAGAAAGATTAA
- a CDS encoding acetyl-CoA C-acyltransferase encodes MSKRVVIVSAARTPIGSFLGSLSTVPATRLGAAAIKGAIDKINLDVNLVDEVLMGNVVQAGVGQAPARQAAIYAGLSSNVPCTTVNKVCASGMKAIMQGAQAIMSGDAEVVVAGGMENMSLIPHYVHMRNGQKFGPTTLVDGLQNDGLVDAYDNQAMGVAADNTASVHNITREEQDAFAIQSYERSAKAWEEGKFDMEIVPVEVPQRRGEPIIVSKDEEYSNVKLDKITGLRPAFTKEGTVTAANASTINDGAAAVVLMSEEKAKDLGLKPLAYIRSYADAAQEPIWFTTAPAKALPIALKKANLAISDVDFFEFNEAFSVVGLANAKLLDLNTDKINVNGGAVALGHPLGCSGARIVVTLLSVLEQNKAKIGAAAICNGGGGASAIVIERA; translated from the coding sequence ATGAGTAAAAGAGTAGTAATTGTATCTGCTGCTAGAACACCAATCGGTAGCTTTTTAGGTTCATTATCTACAGTTCCTGCAACGCGATTAGGAGCTGCTGCAATTAAAGGCGCGATTGACAAAATTAATTTAGACGTAAATTTAGTTGACGAAGTATTAATGGGCAACGTTGTTCAAGCAGGTGTTGGACAAGCTCCGGCTCGTCAAGCTGCTATTTACGCTGGATTAAGCAGTAATGTTCCTTGTACTACAGTTAATAAAGTTTGTGCTTCAGGAATGAAAGCAATCATGCAAGGTGCACAAGCAATTATGTCTGGAGATGCTGAGGTAGTTGTTGCGGGTGGAATGGAAAACATGAGTTTAATTCCACACTACGTACACATGAGAAACGGACAAAAATTTGGTCCTACAACTTTAGTTGACGGATTGCAAAATGACGGTCTTGTTGATGCTTATGACAACCAAGCAATGGGTGTAGCTGCAGATAATACAGCAAGCGTACACAATATCACAAGAGAAGAGCAAGATGCTTTCGCTATCCAATCATACGAGCGTTCAGCAAAAGCTTGGGAAGAAGGAAAATTCGACATGGAAATCGTTCCTGTAGAAGTTCCGCAAAGAAGAGGAGAGCCAATCATCGTTTCAAAAGACGAAGAATATTCAAACGTAAAGTTAGACAAAATCACAGGATTGCGTCCAGCTTTCACTAAAGAAGGAACGGTTACTGCTGCTAATGCTTCTACAATCAATGATGGTGCTGCTGCAGTAGTATTAATGAGCGAAGAAAAAGCAAAAGACTTAGGATTAAAGCCATTAGCTTACATCAGAAGTTATGCAGATGCTGCACAAGAACCCATTTGGTTTACAACTGCGCCTGCAAAAGCATTGCCTATCGCATTGAAAAAAGCAAACTTAGCTATTTCTGATGTTGATTTCTTCGAATTCAACGAGGCTTTCTCTGTAGTAGGATTAGCAAATGCGAAGCTTTTAGATTTAAACACAGACAAAATTAACGTAAACGGTGGTGCTGTAGCTTTAGGACACCCGCTAGGATGCTCTGGAGCGCGTATCGTTGTAACGTTGTTAAGCGTTTTAGAACAAAACAAGGCTAAAATTGGTGCTGCAGCTATCTGTAATGGTGGTGGGGGTGCTTCTGCTATTGTTATTGAAAGAGCTTAA
- a CDS encoding C40 family peptidase, translating into MFAYCNLSIVPLRAEPSDKSELVSQLLFGELFTILEQTEKWSKIELTFDQYQGWIDNKQYQVISKGEYDTLNQAAPIYAGDFVEFLHSSDNQLMSIPLGSNLNVLKHATTNPLKFAFEGRSITGTFTKSQFVKTAFMYLNAPYLWGGKTPFGIDCSGFTQMVYKINGHLIPRDASQQATIGEALSFIEESEAGDLAFFDNAEGNIIHVGIIMENNYIIHAHGKVRIDRLDHLGIYNVDSGKHTHKLRVIKKIL; encoded by the coding sequence ATGTTTGCCTATTGTAACCTTTCTATTGTTCCCCTGCGCGCAGAACCTAGTGATAAAAGCGAATTGGTATCTCAACTGCTGTTTGGAGAATTGTTTACAATACTAGAACAAACTGAAAAGTGGTCTAAGATTGAATTAACTTTTGATCAATACCAAGGCTGGATTGACAATAAACAATATCAAGTAATATCAAAAGGCGAATACGACACTTTAAACCAAGCAGCTCCTATCTATGCAGGAGATTTTGTAGAATTTTTGCATTCCTCAGACAATCAATTAATGTCTATCCCTTTAGGCAGTAACCTCAACGTCTTAAAACACGCTACGACCAATCCGTTAAAATTTGCTTTTGAAGGACGCTCCATTACGGGAACTTTCACAAAAAGCCAATTCGTAAAAACAGCATTTATGTATTTGAATGCCCCTTATTTATGGGGAGGAAAAACTCCTTTCGGCATTGACTGCTCTGGGTTTACGCAAATGGTGTATAAAATCAATGGTCATTTAATTCCACGAGATGCTTCTCAACAAGCAACCATAGGTGAAGCCTTGAGTTTTATAGAAGAAAGTGAAGCAGGGGATTTAGCCTTTTTTGACAATGCAGAAGGCAATATCATCCACGTTGGAATTATCATGGAAAACAACTACATTATTCACGCTCATGGCAAGGTGCGTATTGACCGCTTGGATCACTTGGGTATTTACAATGTCGATTCAGGAAAACACACCCATAAATTACGCGTGATCAAAAAGATTTTGTAA
- a CDS encoding YrzE family protein, translated as MAKQQRTQKQTTVDHKNGNGYQQEHTEVFDDNLLPDATEIQKLKEMDPEIMTWLKARAEKEQDFRPAAFNHRTTILENDVKGSIRINTMGILFAFIIIMSGMAFSAFLVHYGSIIAGTIFSGFTIVYAASLFLRKKRNTSNEK; from the coding sequence ATGGCTAAACAACAGAGAACACAAAAACAAACAACTGTTGATCATAAGAATGGAAACGGATACCAACAAGAACACACCGAAGTTTTTGATGATAATTTACTACCTGACGCTACTGAAATTCAAAAACTAAAAGAAATGGACCCTGAAATTATGACCTGGTTAAAAGCAAGAGCTGAAAAAGAACAAGATTTTAGACCTGCTGCTTTCAATCATAGGACTACTATTTTAGAAAATGATGTAAAAGGTAGTATTAGAATCAATACTATGGGAATTCTATTTGCTTTTATTATAATCATGAGTGGAATGGCTTTTTCTGCTTTTCTAGTTCATTATGGTTCAATTATAGCTGGTACAATTTTCAGCGGTTTTACCATAGTGTATGCTGCTTCTCTTTTTTTAAGAAAGAAAAGAAACACAAGTAATGAAAAATAA
- a CDS encoding nitroreductase family protein, producing MNFLDLAQRRYATKKYAVTKKISPEQIEELKNILRLSPSSINSQPWKFTFVTDEKVKAELAAQSYTNENSINTVGLVVVFSVMDDIEHFEQQNISILPEGWVKGFYEPLVKSRGEQATKSWMENQVYLSLGYFLSACISLGLDATPMEGINRQAYQGILKQEGFAPLFAVTVGYADLTDPAHPSVLPKSRFALEDVIESI from the coding sequence ATGAATTTTTTAGATCTTGCCCAACGCAGATATGCTACGAAAAAGTATGCTGTAACAAAAAAGATTTCGCCAGAACAAATAGAAGAATTGAAAAACATCCTTCGATTAAGTCCTTCGTCTATTAATAGTCAACCGTGGAAATTTACGTTTGTGACCGATGAAAAAGTAAAAGCTGAATTAGCCGCACAATCGTATACGAATGAAAATTCCATCAATACGGTTGGATTGGTCGTTGTGTTTAGTGTGATGGATGATATTGAACACTTCGAACAGCAGAATATTTCCATTCTACCTGAAGGATGGGTCAAAGGGTTTTATGAGCCACTGGTTAAATCTCGTGGAGAACAAGCCACAAAATCGTGGATGGAAAATCAAGTGTATCTTTCCTTGGGCTATTTTTTATCTGCTTGTATAAGTTTGGGGTTAGATGCAACGCCAATGGAGGGAATTAACCGTCAAGCCTATCAAGGGATATTGAAACAAGAGGGATTTGCTCCCTTGTTTGCGGTTACGGTTGGTTATGCTGATCTAACGGACCCTGCGCATCCAAGCGTTTTACCTAAATCTCGGTTTGCTTTGGAAGATGTGATTGAATCGATTTAA
- the nhaA gene encoding Na+/H+ antiporter NhaA, with protein sequence MEDNLKLTPADKMMAPVSKFMQKSTSGGIILFIAALIAIFMANSAWADQYNAFWEENHIAFSFNDFSLNHSLKHWVNDGLMAIFFFVVGLELKRELTTGELSSPKKAMLPIIAAIGGMVVPASIYAIFNAGTDAAHGWGIPMATDIAFALGVLYLLGDKVPTSLKVFLTALAIADDLGAVLVIAIFYTEQLSLINLGIGLGFFGLLIISNLLGIRNTIYYAIIGIGGIWLAFMLSGVHATIAAVLAAFAIPSTAKIHEPFFRKKLEQLKNRFNNIDPDDKIPTLTGEQMDCVGDIQDLAKNSLPPAIRLEHSMHNFVAFFVMPVFALANAAIPISTGGGEGVSAVTLGVALGLLVGKVLGVFGLTALVIKFGVVKMPTGMTYKNLFGLGLLASIGFTMSLFVTELAFDINLHPEFPGQAKLGILIASGLGGLLGFIVLSLAGKSKK encoded by the coding sequence ATGGAAGATAATCTGAAGTTAACACCAGCAGATAAAATGATGGCTCCTGTTAGTAAATTCATGCAAAAATCTACATCAGGCGGAATTATATTATTTATTGCTGCTTTGATTGCCATCTTTATGGCTAATTCTGCTTGGGCAGATCAATACAATGCTTTTTGGGAAGAGAATCACATTGCTTTTTCATTTAATGATTTTTCATTGAATCACTCGTTAAAACATTGGGTGAATGATGGATTGATGGCTATTTTCTTTTTTGTTGTTGGGTTAGAATTAAAAAGAGAGTTAACAACAGGTGAACTATCTTCTCCTAAAAAGGCGATGTTGCCAATTATTGCTGCGATAGGAGGTATGGTTGTGCCGGCTTCTATTTATGCTATTTTTAATGCAGGAACAGATGCTGCCCACGGATGGGGAATTCCCATGGCAACGGATATTGCCTTCGCCTTAGGTGTTCTTTATTTGTTGGGAGATAAGGTACCTACTTCTCTGAAAGTTTTCTTGACTGCTCTTGCTATTGCAGATGATTTAGGTGCGGTATTAGTGATTGCGATTTTTTATACGGAACAACTGTCATTAATTAATTTAGGAATTGGACTAGGCTTTTTTGGTTTGCTGATTATCAGTAATTTACTGGGTATTAGAAATACAATCTATTATGCAATTATCGGTATTGGCGGAATTTGGTTGGCTTTTATGTTGTCTGGGGTTCACGCTACTATTGCGGCTGTATTAGCTGCATTTGCTATTCCGTCTACAGCCAAAATTCACGAGCCATTTTTCCGTAAAAAATTAGAACAGCTAAAAAATAGATTCAACAACATCGATCCAGATGATAAGATTCCAACTTTGACAGGAGAGCAAATGGATTGTGTCGGAGATATTCAAGATTTAGCAAAAAATAGTTTACCACCAGCGATTCGTTTAGAACACAGCATGCACAATTTTGTAGCTTTCTTTGTTATGCCTGTATTTGCTTTAGCCAATGCTGCTATTCCTATTAGTACAGGTGGAGGTGAAGGAGTAAGCGCTGTAACTTTAGGGGTGGCCCTTGGCTTGTTGGTAGGGAAAGTTTTGGGTGTTTTCGGCCTAACTGCTTTGGTTATCAAATTTGGCGTGGTAAAAATGCCGACAGGAATGACCTATAAAAACTTGTTTGGCTTAGGGTTGTTAGCTTCGATTGGTTTTACGATGTCGTTGTTTGTAACAGAATTGGCTTTTGATATAAATTTACATCCAGAGTTTCCTGGTCAAGCGAAATTGGGAATTTTAATAGCTTCTGGCTTAGGAGGATTATTGGGATTTATTGTATTGAGTTTGGCGGGTAAATCAAAAAAATAA
- a CDS encoding lytic transglycosylase domain-containing protein produces the protein MKKNLKNVLYTAAVVGIASTFIFATAHETVNPEDTKNPTDHHVPLPLTANFAGEKTPLDVIDVKERFDREMIINANLHSSTTLVIKRAERYFPIIEPILKKNNIPDDFKYLCVIESTLSNVVSSAGASGFWQFMKGTAGEYNLVVDDYIDERYHLEKATEAACKYFKDAKARFGSWTMVAAAYNRGMGGMTKAMNAQYVDNYYDLFLNQETSRYVFRILAMKEIMNNPQKYGYDIPKSEKYPPISMRTVTLDKDIDDLPMFAIEQGSNYKLLKLYNPWLVNTSVKTKGKTYTIELPR, from the coding sequence ATGAAAAAGAATCTCAAAAATGTGCTTTACACAGCAGCAGTTGTCGGTATAGCCTCTACTTTTATTTTTGCTACCGCGCATGAAACTGTAAATCCAGAGGATACCAAAAATCCAACGGATCACCATGTGCCTCTTCCATTAACTGCAAATTTTGCAGGGGAGAAAACGCCACTAGACGTGATTGATGTCAAAGAGCGCTTTGATCGTGAGATGATCATCAACGCCAATCTTCATTCATCCACAACGCTAGTGATAAAAAGGGCAGAACGTTATTTCCCCATTATTGAACCTATCTTAAAGAAAAACAATATACCCGACGACTTCAAATACTTATGTGTAATTGAAAGTACGTTGTCTAATGTCGTTTCCTCTGCGGGGGCTTCTGGTTTTTGGCAATTTATGAAGGGAACAGCGGGTGAATACAACTTGGTGGTAGACGACTATATTGACGAGCGCTACCATTTAGAAAAAGCAACTGAAGCCGCTTGTAAATACTTTAAAGATGCCAAAGCTCGTTTTGGTTCTTGGACGATGGTAGCCGCTGCATACAACAGAGGAATGGGTGGAATGACTAAAGCTATGAACGCTCAATACGTAGACAATTACTATGATTTATTTTTAAATCAAGAGACCTCTCGCTATGTATTTCGAATTTTAGCTATGAAAGAGATTATGAATAATCCTCAGAAATACGGCTACGACATTCCTAAATCAGAGAAATATCCTCCTATTTCAATGCGCACCGTTACTTTGGATAAGGATATTGACGACCTACCGATGTTCGCCATCGAACAAGGTTCTAACTATAAATTATTGAAGTTATACAATCCTTGGTTGGTGAATACCAGCGTAAAAACAAAAGGTAAAACCTACACCATCGAGTTACCTCGTTAA
- a CDS encoding YbhB/YbcL family Raf kinase inhibitor-like protein, producing the protein MKKAQVLVLLVLMVSTSVLAQKTFTLSSKNLGGSGTKTMEFNGFGCSGDNQSPQLSWENAPEGTKSFAVTMYDPDAPTGSGFWHWVVFDIPSNVNELVADAGNGSLNLAPKGAIQSVTDYGIKGFGGPCPPEGHGFHQYIITVYALKTDSLGLDANANPAYVGFNLWNQTLTKASIIAYYKR; encoded by the coding sequence ATGAAAAAAGCACAGGTATTAGTACTGCTAGTTTTGATGGTGTCAACGTCAGTATTGGCACAAAAAACATTTACCCTATCGAGTAAAAACTTAGGAGGATCAGGAACAAAAACAATGGAGTTTAATGGATTTGGTTGTTCTGGGGATAATCAATCGCCTCAGTTGTCTTGGGAAAATGCTCCAGAAGGGACGAAAAGTTTTGCTGTTACGATGTATGATCCCGATGCTCCAACGGGAAGTGGATTTTGGCACTGGGTGGTATTTGATATTCCCTCAAACGTAAATGAATTAGTTGCAGATGCTGGAAATGGTAGTCTTAATTTAGCACCTAAAGGAGCGATTCAAAGCGTGACCGATTATGGAATCAAAGGTTTTGGAGGACCTTGCCCACCAGAAGGACACGGGTTTCATCAATATATCATTACCGTTTATGCATTAAAAACGGATTCATTAGGACTTGATGCGAATGCGAACCCAGCGTATGTTGGTTTCAATTTGTGGAATCAAACCTTAACTAAGGCAAGTATCATCGCGTATTATAAGCGATAA
- a CDS encoding helix-turn-helix domain-containing protein: MNIITLPTDLNLDQSKPIQIFDYCSAQEIDRQQIVLNQHTFSFLLEGVKEVVFDRAIQSINPSRFLLMKSGHCLMTEKLSEGKNYRSILLFFSNEMVQRFAYKLELDYSKSIEYQSIYSFEYDDFIHRFVSSLLDINKLSKAIQNRLLEVKFEEIMWYLVEIYGLGFLHSFLGNNEDSMQKFTRTIESNQLSKLTIKELAFLCNMSVSTFKRVFEKQYSESPMRWFQNKRLEHAHYLLNFEKKTATEIYYEVGYESLSSFIQAYKSKYGITPKQQPKN; the protein is encoded by the coding sequence ATGAATATCATAACCCTTCCTACTGACCTGAATCTCGATCAATCTAAACCCATTCAAATTTTTGATTATTGCAGTGCTCAAGAAATCGATCGACAACAAATTGTACTGAATCAGCATACATTTAGTTTCTTGCTTGAAGGAGTTAAGGAAGTTGTTTTTGATCGTGCAATTCAATCTATCAACCCTTCCCGTTTTCTTCTCATGAAGTCGGGGCATTGTTTAATGACAGAGAAATTGTCGGAAGGTAAAAATTATAGAAGTATATTGTTGTTCTTTTCCAATGAGATGGTTCAACGATTTGCTTATAAACTTGAATTAGATTATTCGAAATCCATCGAATATCAATCCATTTATTCCTTTGAGTATGATGATTTTATTCATCGATTTGTATCGAGTTTACTCGATATAAACAAATTGTCAAAAGCGATTCAAAATCGCTTGTTAGAAGTTAAATTTGAAGAAATAATGTGGTATCTCGTGGAAATTTACGGACTGGGTTTTCTGCATTCTTTTCTGGGCAATAACGAAGATAGTATGCAAAAGTTTACGCGTACCATCGAAAGCAATCAACTTAGTAAATTAACAATTAAAGAACTGGCATTTCTTTGTAATATGAGTGTTTCTACATTTAAGCGAGTATTTGAAAAGCAATATTCCGAATCACCTATGCGTTGGTTTCAGAATAAACGCTTAGAACATGCTCACTATTTGTTGAACTTTGAAAAGAAAACGGCTACCGAAATTTATTATGAAGTAGGGTATGAGAGTTTGTCAAGTTTTATTCAAGCTTATAAAAGTAAATACGGTATAACGCCAAAACAGCAACCTAAGAATTGA
- a CDS encoding alpha/beta fold hydrolase, translated as MIRLIEQTVQVDGQAIFVHLYACDTSKTETTLVLLHDSLGSVELWRDWPSLLAEQLQCNVMVYDRVGYGKSQPMQTSYRAQDYLEQEGEFLERLRQVLQLGQLAVFGHSDGASIALWYGVLYPENTTAMVIEAGHVFVEQVTLQGVADAKKAYEETDLRHRLAKYHGERVEKLCYAWFDIWLDPAYRHWTMVPELHRITAPLLFLQGDLDEYGTLTQVEETVSHVSGIAEKYIFEQVGHIPHKEQKEKTLTLITSFLNRYL; from the coding sequence ATGATTAGATTGATAGAGCAAACCGTTCAAGTGGATGGGCAAGCCATATTCGTGCATTTGTATGCTTGTGATACTTCCAAAACAGAGACGACTTTGGTTTTATTGCACGATTCACTGGGCAGTGTGGAACTGTGGAGGGATTGGCCTAGCTTATTAGCAGAACAATTGCAATGCAATGTTATGGTGTATGACCGCGTGGGCTATGGAAAATCACAGCCGATGCAAACGTCTTACCGGGCACAGGATTATCTAGAACAAGAAGGGGAGTTTTTGGAGCGTTTGCGTCAGGTTCTGCAATTGGGGCAACTTGCGGTATTTGGGCATAGTGATGGAGCTTCTATTGCGTTGTGGTACGGGGTTTTATATCCAGAAAACACGACGGCAATGGTGATAGAAGCGGGGCATGTTTTCGTGGAACAGGTAACTTTACAAGGAGTTGCCGACGCGAAAAAAGCCTATGAGGAAACAGACTTAAGACACCGCTTGGCAAAATATCACGGTGAACGCGTAGAGAAGCTGTGTTATGCTTGGTTTGACATTTGGTTGGATCCTGCCTATCGCCATTGGACGATGGTGCCTGAATTGCATCGTATAACCGCTCCTTTGTTGTTCTTACAAGGAGATTTGGATGAATACGGAACATTAACACAAGTAGAAGAGACAGTTAGTCACGTGAGCGGTATTGCTGAAAAATACATCTTTGAACAAGTGGGGCATATCCCACATAAAGAACAAAAGGAGAAAACCCTGACGTTGATTACCTCCTTTTTAAATCGTTACTTATAG